One genomic window of Haemorhous mexicanus isolate bHaeMex1 chromosome 17, bHaeMex1.pri, whole genome shotgun sequence includes the following:
- the ZFAND2A gene encoding AN1-type zinc finger protein 2A isoform X2, which produces MELPWLGEHCSERSCKQLDFLPLKCDACGEVFCKDHIRYDDHKCSSAYKKNVQVPVCPLCNTPIPVQKGEIPDIVVGAHIDKDCKYNPAQQKQKIFTNKCTKPGCKRKEMMKVVCEQCGGSFCIKHRHPLDHDCRGSSQPISKAGQTYLDCSVQ; this is translated from the exons ATGGAGCTGCCGTGGCTGGGCGAGCACTGCTCCGAGCGCTCCTGCAAACAGCTGG ATTTCCTTCCTCTGAAATGTGACGCTTGTGGGGAAGTGTTCTGTAAAGATCACATCCGATACGATGACCACAAGTGCAGCTCTGCCTACAAGAAA AATGTGCAGGTGCCAGTGTGTCCCCTCTGTAACACACCTATCCCAGTGCAGAAGGGAGAAATCCCAGATATTGTGGTTGGAGCCCACATAGATAAGGACTGCAAATACAACCCAGCACAGCAAAAACAGAAG ATCTTCACAAACAAATGCACAAAGCCAGGCTGCAAAAGGAAAGAGATGATGAAGGTGGTTTGTGAGCAGTGTGGTGGCAGCTTCTGCATAAAACACCGGCATCCTCTGGATCATGactgcagagggagcagccagcccaTCTCCAAGGCAGG GCAGACATACCTCGACTGTTCTGTGCAGTAG
- the ZFAND2A gene encoding AN1-type zinc finger protein 2A isoform X3 codes for MELPWLGEHCSERSCKQLDFLPLKCDACGEVFCKDHIRYDDHKCSSAYKKNVQVPVCPLCNTPIPVQKGEIPDIVVGAHIDKDCKYNPAQQKQKIFTNKCTKPGCKRKEMMKVVCEQCGGSFCIKHRHPLDHDCRGSSQPISKAG; via the exons ATGGAGCTGCCGTGGCTGGGCGAGCACTGCTCCGAGCGCTCCTGCAAACAGCTGG ATTTCCTTCCTCTGAAATGTGACGCTTGTGGGGAAGTGTTCTGTAAAGATCACATCCGATACGATGACCACAAGTGCAGCTCTGCCTACAAGAAA AATGTGCAGGTGCCAGTGTGTCCCCTCTGTAACACACCTATCCCAGTGCAGAAGGGAGAAATCCCAGATATTGTGGTTGGAGCCCACATAGATAAGGACTGCAAATACAACCCAGCACAGCAAAAACAGAAG ATCTTCACAAACAAATGCACAAAGCCAGGCTGCAAAAGGAAAGAGATGATGAAGGTGGTTTGTGAGCAGTGTGGTGGCAGCTTCTGCATAAAACACCGGCATCCTCTGGATCATGactgcagagggagcagccagcccaTCTCCAAGGCAGGGTGA
- the ZFAND2A gene encoding AN1-type zinc finger protein 2A isoform X1, which produces MELPWLGEHCSERSCKQLDFLPLKCDACGEVFCKDHIRYDDHKCSSAYKKNVQVPVCPLCNTPIPVQKGEIPDIVVGAHIDKDCKYNPAQQKQKIFTNKCTKPGCKRKEMMKVVCEQCGGSFCIKHRHPLDHDCRGSSQPISKAGYAALMRASHPTFKSPGAIGVPSNGNCQHNRCR; this is translated from the exons ATGGAGCTGCCGTGGCTGGGCGAGCACTGCTCCGAGCGCTCCTGCAAACAGCTGG ATTTCCTTCCTCTGAAATGTGACGCTTGTGGGGAAGTGTTCTGTAAAGATCACATCCGATACGATGACCACAAGTGCAGCTCTGCCTACAAGAAA AATGTGCAGGTGCCAGTGTGTCCCCTCTGTAACACACCTATCCCAGTGCAGAAGGGAGAAATCCCAGATATTGTGGTTGGAGCCCACATAGATAAGGACTGCAAATACAACCCAGCACAGCAAAAACAGAAG ATCTTCACAAACAAATGCACAAAGCCAGGCTGCAAAAGGAAAGAGATGATGAAGGTGGTTTGTGAGCAGTGTGGTGGCAGCTTCTGCATAAAACACCGGCATCCTCTGGATCATGactgcagagggagcagccagcccaTCTCCAAGGCAGG ATATGCAGCTCTGATGAGAGCATCTCATCCCACCTTCAAGTCCCCGGGAGCAATTGGAGTGCCATCTAATGGGAATTGTCAGCACAACAG GTGCAGATAG